From the genome of Haloarcula taiwanensis:
GCGACCTCGCCAACCGAGACATCAACTGCGTGTACGAGGGCACGCCCCTGACCGTCGCCGAACGGGAGCTCTCCCACGCGAACGTCCCATACGGCGTCGTACTCGGCGACGACGGCGATATGTCGGGGATGCTCACAGAGGTAGACATCATCGCGGTCGCCCGGGTCGTCGAGGGCGAGGACGACACCGGCGACTCCATCGCCAACCAGGATGACGACTGGGCCTGGGAAGGCATCAAGGCGGTCGGCGGCCGGTACATGCCCACCCGCAACGTCGAACTCCCGGTCGAGCCCGTCCGCGAGTTCATGACCGCCGATGTCGTGACGGTGAACAAGCGCCGCACCGCCGAGGAAGCGGCACAGCTGATGATCGAGCACGACATCGAACAGATCCCGCTGCTGTCCGGTGACGAACTCACTGGCATCGTACGGGATATCGACCTGCTGCGAGGCCTATGAGCGAAGGCGAACGACTTACCGAGCTGGCCAAGCGTCGCGGTTTCTACTTCCCCTCTTCGAGCGCCTACGGCGGGGCGGCGGGCTTCTGGACCTACGGGCCACAGGGCGCTGCGCTGAAATCGAACATCGAGGACACCTGGCGGGACCGCTATGTCGTCAAGGAGGGCCATCAGGAAATCTCCGCCCCCGACGTGATGCCCGAGCCTGTCTTCGAGGCGTCGGGGCATCTCGACGGATTCGACGATATGATTGTCGAGTGCGGCGAGTGTGGCGCGACCCACCGCGCGGACCACCTCGTCGAGGACAACACGGACATCGAGGAGGCCGAGTCCCTGCCGAACGAGGAGGTCATGGACCTCATCGCTGAGCACGGCATCGAATGCCCCTCCTGTCACACGTCCCTGGCCGACCAGCCGGTCGACAACTTCAACCTCATGTTCGAGACCAATATCGGGCCGGGGTCGTCGTCGCCGGGCTACCTCCGCCCGGAGACCGCACAGGGCATCTTCGTGGAGTTC
Proteins encoded in this window:
- a CDS encoding signal transduction protein, coding for MNVADAMTPRSEVVTVTIPGTRDDALEYLQEQAFSSVPVIKETDEGEEFRGIISRDALIESPDEDQLALLVEEVPTISEDTSIEAAARMMVEDDERRLPIVDGQLKGIITVTDVIRSIANGDVDGDQIVGDLANRDINCVYEGTPLTVAERELSHANVPYGVVLGDDGDMSGMLTEVDIIAVARVVEGEDDTGDSIANQDDDWAWEGIKAVGGRYMPTRNVELPVEPVREFMTADVVTVNKRRTAEEAAQLMIEHDIEQIPLLSGDELTGIVRDIDLLRGL